One Natrinema sp. DC36 genomic window, CGAGCGCCGCGTGGTAGACCGGAACGTCCCTGTCCAGTGGCGGAACGCCCGAGACGCTGACTCGTTCCCCATCGTACGTGACTGGGTCGTCGTCGCTCAGGATGCGTTGAATCACTTCGATAGTTTCGTGGGACCGACGGACCGGTCGGTCGAACGGCATTCCGTGGACGTTCTCGACGGCGGTCGGTGTACTCGTCCCGACCCCGAGGGACGCACGACCGTCGGAGACTCGGTCGAGGGTCACGGCGGTCATCGCGAGGACGGCGGGCGTTCGCGAAAAGACGTTGACGATGGCGGTTCCGAGCTCGACTTCATCGGTCTTCGCGGCGATTTCGCTGAGTTTTACGACCGAACTCGAGCCCCATAGCTCCCCCATCCAGACGGAGTCGTATCCCAGTTTTTCCGCGCTGACCGCGAGGTCGGTTGGATCGTGCGTTCCGGTCCGCGGAATGACTACTCCGAGATGCATGCCGCTCGATTGGACGCATACTGTGATAAATTACCGTGATTACTGTCCACGGCCGGCGGGTCCAGTCGCGATCCGGCCGCGGCGTCGATCGGTTCTCACTAGGAGCTGGGCAACGCTACCGGCCGACGAAGTCGGGATCGTCGTCGCCAAAGAACGCGTCGAGTCCGCGCTCGTAGTCTTCCGTTCGCGTTGCACCTGCGATGCCATCTGTCTCCGCCGCGAGCTGTCGCTCGAGCGAGCGATCGTAGCTGTCGGTCAGCAGTCGGGTCGTCGTCCCGAACGCGCGAGTCGGCCCGGCAGCCAGATCGGCGGCGACTGTGGCCAGCCGGTCGTCGAAGTCGTCGGTGGGAACGACCTCGTTGGCCAGTCCCAGCTCCCGGGCTTCGTCGGGGTCGATCGGCTCGTCCCGGAGGGCGATCTCCTTGGCGGTCCGGAGGCCGACCAGTCGCGGCAGGAAGAACGTCGCACCGCCGTCACCGGTCAGCCCGATCCCCGGATACGCAAATTTGAGCGTCGCGTCCTCGCCGAGGACGAGCAGGTCCGGAAACAGCGTGAGGCTGAATCCGATTCCGGCCGCGATACCGTTGACACCGCCGACGACCGGCGTTTCCGCCCGATGGAACTGGACGATCGCTTCGTGGGCCCGTCCGGCCAACTCCCGGATGTGGGCCGCGTCGGAGCCGTCACCGGACAGGGCACTGAGATCGGCCCCGGACCCGAAGAAATCGCCCGCGTGCGTGAGTACGATACAGCGAGTATCCGGATTTTCGCCGAGGGTCGTCGCCACCGACACCAGTTCGTTCGCCATCTCGAGGGTGAGCGCGTTTCGACCGGCCGCGCTATCGAGTGTGACCGTTGCAACGCCGTCGTCGTGGTCAACCGAGAGGTTATCGTACGCAACCATCGGAGACGAGTTTGCAGCGGTCCCGCTTAACGGTTCGTGCTTCGTCGCTCCGGGTGCCGGCGAATCCCCGTTCAGCCTCGAGTGCCAACTAGAGCACGTCGGTCAGATCAAACCGTTCGTCGACGAACAGTCGCGAATCCATCTCGTCGAGGTCGCCAGCCACGAGCGGCTCGAAGCCCATCTCGTCGATGACGTCGGTTTCCACGTCGATACCCGGCGCGACCTCCGTGAGCTCGAGTCCGGCCTCGGTGAGTTCGAAGACCGCACGCTCGGTTACGTAGACGATCGGCTGATCGATGTCGGTGGCGTACTCGCCGCTGAAGGTGATCTGTTCGACCGAGTCGATGAACTTGGGACTCGTCCCCTCGCGTTCGATCGAGAGCGCTCCGTTTCCGGTCTCTATCTCGAGTCCATTGGTCGTCAGCGTGCCACAGAACACGACTTTCTCGGCGTTCTGGGTGATGTTGATGAAGCCGCCACAACCGGGGAGCTGTGACCCGAACCGGCTGACGTTGATGTTGCCCGCGGCGTCCGCCTGTGCCATTCCCAGAAAGCCCATGTCGAGACCGCCGCCGTCGTAGAAGTCGAACTGTTGTGGCGAGGACACGAGCGCGTGATGGTTGCTCGCGGTCCCGAAGCTAATCCCACCGGAGGCGGCGCCGCCGACCGGCCCCGACTCGACGGTCTGCGTGATCTCGTCGTCGATTCCGCCTTCGGCCGCGACGACTGGCACGAGTTCCGGGACGCCCACGCCGAGATTGATGACCGAATTCGGCTCGAGTTCCATCGCAGCGCGACGAGCGATAATCGTCCGGATGTCGAGCGGAATACCGTCACTCCCGTCGTCGGTCGGCCGTTTGATTTCGCCGCTGTAGGCGGGGTTGTAGTCCTCCGCGTACGTCTGCTGGTGGTGGCTCGGCGGTGCCTCAACGACGGTGTCGACCAGGACGCCGGGGACCGTGACGTCGCGAGCGGTGAGCGTTCCCGACTCCGTGATTCGCTCGACCTGTGCGATCACCGTGCCACCGGAGTTGTGTGCGGCCTGAGCCATCGCCAACGTATTCGAATCGAGCGCCTCTCGCTCCGTGGTTATGTTGCCGTCTTCGTCAGCCGTTGTTCCCCGGATAATAGCGACGTCGATCGGGACCGAGCGATAGTAGAGGTACTCCTCGCCGTCGAAGGTCACGAGTTCGACGATGTCGTCTTCGGTGACGTCGTTCGCCTTCGCGCCGTCCTGACGCGGATCCACGAACGTCCCCAGGCCGACGTGGGTGATCGTGCCGGGCTTCCCCGCGGCGGTATCGCGAAGCATGTGATCCATCACGCCGAACGGAAGGTTGTATGCCTCGATCTCGTTCGAGACGATCTTCTCCATCAGATCGGGCGTAAAGCCCCAGTGGCTCGCGATAGTGCGCTCGAGCATACCGTCCCGAACGAGATGCGAGAGCCCACGACCCTGTCGGTCGCCCTCCGCAGCGGGATGATAGAGGGTGAGGTCGCGGGGTGTCCCGGTTTCAGCGTATCGCTCACCGAGTGCCTCGAGGACGTACTCGGGAATACCGACGGCGACGAAGCCGCCGACTCCGATCGTATCGCCGTCGTCGATGCACTCGATAGCAGCCTCTCTGGACTGGCGGACTGTCATACGTATGCCTCGAGAGACGCGCTATTTTTAGTTACCTATCTTCGAATGGCCGTCCGCTGTGTCGACCGAGCGGCCGAATTTGGACTGCCTGTTGGAACGATGGAATCGTACGCTTTACTATCCCGCTCACGAATCACCGCGTATGGAGCCGACAAACGAGCAGCAGCTGATACAGGAGACAGTCCGAGAATTCGTCGAGGAGGAAGTCGTCGATGCGGTCGACGAGTACGACGAGGCGCAGACGTTTCCGGAAGACGTCTGGGACGGGCTCGCGGAGCTCGATCTAACCGGGCTGACGGTCCCGGAAGGGTACGGCGGGTTCGACGCCGACGAAGTGACCTACAGCATCGTCAACGAGGAAGTAGCGCGCGGACATCTGGCGGTGGCAACGGCGCTGTCGGTTCACTGTCTGGCGACATCGTGTATCCGCCAGTTCGGCACCGACGAGCACAGAGAGCAGTGGCTGCCGGATATGGTCGACGGCCGGCCGGTCGGAGCGTTCGCGCTCTCGGAGCCGGACGCCGGGTCGAACCCGGCGGAGATGAGCACCGAGGCTCGTCTCGAGGACGGTGAGTACGTGATCAACGGGAAGAAACAGTGGATCACGAACGGAAAGCGTGCGGGCGTCGTCGTTCTGTTCGCGAAAACCGACCGCGACGATCCGGACAGCGTGACGCAGTTCTTGGTTCCCAAAGACACGCCGGGACTGGAAGTCGGCAAGAAAGAGGACAAACTCGGACTGCGCGCGAGCGATACGACGACGCTGCTCTTCGATGACGCGCGAATTCCAGAGGAGAACCGCTTGACTGAGGTCGGTGAAGGGCTGAAAGCCGCGTTTTCGATCCTGACCGGCGGTCGGATCGCGATCGCCAGCCAGGCTGTCGGAGTTGCCCAGGCAGCCCTCGACGCTGCTGTGAGTTACGCCAACGAACGCGAGCAGTTCGGGGAGCCGATCATCAACCACCAGGCGATCGCACACAAGCTCGCGGATATGCAGACGGATGTCCAGGCCGCACGCCTGCTGACGCGCGACGCCGCCCGGAAGAACGACGACGGTCTCGACGCGCAAGCGGCGAGCATGGCGAAGTACTTCGCGAGCGAAACGGCCGTTGACGTCGCGAACGAAGCGGTCCAGGTTCACGGCGGCTACGGGTACACCAAGGACTTCGATGTCGAACGCTACTACCGGGACGCCAAGATCACCACGATCTACGAAGGGACCTCGGAAATACAGAAAGAGGTTATCTCACGGCACCTGACGGAGTGACTTACTCGTACTCATAGAACCCGTTGCCCGTCTTTTTCCCGAGGTCACCCGCCTCGACCTTTCGCTTGAGGAGGTAGGCGGGTTTGTACCGATCGCCCAGCTCCTCGTGGAGCGTCTCGGAGGCGTGAAGGCAGACGTCGAGTCCGATATGGTCGGCCAGCGTCAGTGGCCCCATCGGGACGTTCGTCCCGAGTTCCATCCCCGTATCGATGTCCTCCTTCGTGGCGACATCTTCGTCGTAGGCCCGGATCCCCTCGTTGATCCAGGGCATCAGGATGCGATTCGTGACGAACCCCGGCTTGTCGTCGGATTCCCACGTCGTCTTCTCGAGGTCTTCGGCGAAGGTATGAGCCAGTTCGGTGGCATCGTTGGCCGTCTTCTCACCGACGACGATCTCGACGCCCTCCATGATCGGGACGGGGTTCATGAAGTGCAACCCGACTACGCGCTCGGGGTGTTCGAGGTCGGACGCGATCGAGGTGATCGAGAGCGTGCTCGTGTTCGTCGCGAGGATGGCGTCGTCACGACAGACCGAATCGAGATCAGCAAAGATGTCGCGTTTGACCCCGAGATCCTCGAGGGCCGCCTCGATGACGATATCACAGTCCGCGAGATCCTCGAGGTCGGTTGTGCCGGTGATTCGGTCACGGGTGTCGCCGGCCTCGTCCTCGGTCAAGCGGTCTCTGGAGACGAGCCGACCGAGGCTGTCGTCGATAGTCTCGAAGCCGCTTTCGACGTACTCTCGTTCGATGTCGCGCATCACGACATCGTAGTCCGCAGTTGCGGCGACTTGTGCGATGCCACTGCCCATCGTGCCCGCGCCGACGACGCCGACACGGTCGATCGTCTCTAGGTGCAAAGCCATCACTCGTTGGTGGTTGGACGGTCGTAGTAAATGTCTCGACTCACGTTGGTGTCGGCGACGCCGATCGGCTGTTGCTGGTCATCGTTCGACACAGCTATACCGGACGAGTCAATACGGACGTGTGGTAGCTAATGTCGCAGGTACGCCTCGCAGGAACAGGC contains:
- a CDS encoding enoyl-CoA hydratase-related protein, encoding MVAYDNLSVDHDDGVATVTLDSAAGRNALTLEMANELVSVATTLGENPDTRCIVLTHAGDFFGSGADLSALSGDGSDAAHIRELAGRAHEAIVQFHRAETPVVGGVNGIAAGIGFSLTLFPDLLVLGEDATLKFAYPGIGLTGDGGATFFLPRLVGLRTAKEIALRDEPIDPDEARELGLANEVVPTDDFDDRLATVAADLAAGPTRAFGTTTRLLTDSYDRSLERQLAAETDGIAGATRTEDYERGLDAFFGDDDPDFVGR
- a CDS encoding acyl-CoA dehydrogenase family protein, which translates into the protein MEPTNEQQLIQETVREFVEEEVVDAVDEYDEAQTFPEDVWDGLAELDLTGLTVPEGYGGFDADEVTYSIVNEEVARGHLAVATALSVHCLATSCIRQFGTDEHREQWLPDMVDGRPVGAFALSEPDAGSNPAEMSTEARLEDGEYVINGKKQWITNGKRAGVVVLFAKTDRDDPDSVTQFLVPKDTPGLEVGKKEDKLGLRASDTTTLLFDDARIPEENRLTEVGEGLKAAFSILTGGRIAIASQAVGVAQAALDAAVSYANEREQFGEPIINHQAIAHKLADMQTDVQAARLLTRDAARKNDDGLDAQAASMAKYFASETAVDVANEAVQVHGGYGYTKDFDVERYYRDAKITTIYEGTSEIQKEVISRHLTE
- a CDS encoding 3-hydroxyacyl-CoA dehydrogenase NAD-binding domain-containing protein, which translates into the protein MALHLETIDRVGVVGAGTMGSGIAQVAATADYDVVMRDIEREYVESGFETIDDSLGRLVSRDRLTEDEAGDTRDRITGTTDLEDLADCDIVIEAALEDLGVKRDIFADLDSVCRDDAILATNTSTLSITSIASDLEHPERVVGLHFMNPVPIMEGVEIVVGEKTANDATELAHTFAEDLEKTTWESDDKPGFVTNRILMPWINEGIRAYDEDVATKEDIDTGMELGTNVPMGPLTLADHIGLDVCLHASETLHEELGDRYKPAYLLKRKVEAGDLGKKTGNGFYEYE
- a CDS encoding acyl CoA:acetate/3-ketoacid CoA transferase; the protein is MTVRQSREAAIECIDDGDTIGVGGFVAVGIPEYVLEALGERYAETGTPRDLTLYHPAAEGDRQGRGLSHLVRDGMLERTIASHWGFTPDLMEKIVSNEIEAYNLPFGVMDHMLRDTAAGKPGTITHVGLGTFVDPRQDGAKANDVTEDDIVELVTFDGEEYLYYRSVPIDVAIIRGTTADEDGNITTEREALDSNTLAMAQAAHNSGGTVIAQVERITESGTLTARDVTVPGVLVDTVVEAPPSHHQQTYAEDYNPAYSGEIKRPTDDGSDGIPLDIRTIIARRAAMELEPNSVINLGVGVPELVPVVAAEGGIDDEITQTVESGPVGGAASGGISFGTASNHHALVSSPQQFDFYDGGGLDMGFLGMAQADAAGNINVSRFGSQLPGCGGFINITQNAEKVVFCGTLTTNGLEIETGNGALSIEREGTSPKFIDSVEQITFSGEYATDIDQPIVYVTERAVFELTEAGLELTEVAPGIDVETDVIDEMGFEPLVAGDLDEMDSRLFVDERFDLTDVL